From the Drosophila suzukii chromosome 2 unlocalized genomic scaffold, CBGP_Dsuzu_IsoJpt1.0 scf_2c, whole genome shotgun sequence genome, one window contains:
- the LOC139354452 gene encoding uncharacterized protein, translating into MFQVIVLLAIANATQAVPIMAELPVKVGPLPNNTETYVELRNRIALMSAEWTIISYSDLRLLAQEITAFKKNIEELSTWCLRGGSCPTIIQVLEQEASKLYDGQQLFNHYRQRRGALNLVGNLANGLFGVLDSQYAQNMEEVIRKIQAKELHNTHLLKNQTYILDSTINVMRTSNDEMERRVRHMETHVTDLENTIRTGNIAQVSSELTLIAGHIKRTQTAVINIVTGLKRGIVSPAIISVSQLQKELINIQAHLPRGRRLPVTHETMHDIYQVMVSEVQELDDTLIFHTKIPLVDEEEYDVYQLTPIPVATQDHIIATETETKYLAISDHRDRHFALTVEELNQCMKMSKGPMLCNIKQTTLGPAHEQFQCSLAAVQSEQKSSC; encoded by the coding sequence ATGTTCCAAGTCATAGTGCTGCTGGCCATTGCCAACGCCACTCAAGCCGTCCCAATCATGGCTGAACTTCCCGTAAAGGTAGGCCCATTACCTAACAATACGGAAACATATGTAGAATTAAGGAATAGAATAGCTCTGATGTCCGCAGAATGGACGATCATATCATATTCTGATCTACGGCTGTTAGCGCAGGAAATCACTGcgtttaagaaaaatattgaaGAATTGTCAACCTGGTGTCTGCGAGGCGGGTCATGTCCAACAATAATACAGGTGCTCGAACAAGAGGCCAGCAAGCTATACGATGGCCAACAGCTATTCAATCATTATCGACAACGGAGAGGAGCCCTGAATCTGGTAGGAAATCTCGCCAACGGGCTGTTTGGAGTTTTAGACTCTCAGTATGCGCAGAATATGGAGGAGGTCATCCGGAAAATCCAAGCTAAGGAACTGCACAATACGCATTTACTCAAGAATCAGACGTATATCTTAGACAGCACAATAAACGTGATGAGAACGAGTAATGATGAAATGGAACGCAGGGTAAGACACATGGAAACACACGTCACAGACCTCGAAAATACCATACGAACTGGGAACATAGCGCAGGTGTCATCAGAACTAACATTAATAGCAGGGCATATCAAGAGGACCCAGACGGCAGTCATCAACATCGTAACCGGTTTAAAAAGGGGCATAGTCAGCCCAGCAATAATCTCCGTAAGTCAGCTACAAAAGGAgcttataaacatacaggcCCATCTCCCGAGAGGGAGGCGACTGCCTGTGACACATGAGACTATGCATGATATCTATCAAGTAATGGTATCAGAAGTCCAGGAATTGGACGACACCCTCATATTCCATACTAAAATACCATTAGTGGACGAAGAGGAGTACGACGTGTACCAATTGACGCCAATTCCAGTAGCCACCCAAGATCACATAATCGCAACGGAGACAGAGACCAAATATCTAGCGATTAGTGATCATCGAGATCGACATTTCGCACTTACGGTGGAAGAGCTAAACCAATGCATGAAGATGTCAAAGGGACCAATGCTGTGCAATATAAAACAAACGACGTTGGGGCCCGCGCACGAACAATTCCAATGCTCCCTAGCTGCCGTTCAATCTGAACAAAAATCCAGCTGCTAA